The following coding sequences lie in one Cannabis sativa cultivar Pink pepper isolate KNU-18-1 chromosome 5, ASM2916894v1, whole genome shotgun sequence genomic window:
- the LOC133037980 gene encoding uncharacterized protein LOC133037980 isoform X5 — protein sequence MADTIAKFRDIFGQIDSCSPLTDSIVQTYVSPKACGHTQGRKVVSREEAVMRIKAAVDARKESGSDIVIVARSDSHQADSMQESLWRGKDAHTKSKVLDIIHFPCLGCLSEQCRKDVSH from the exons ATGGCTGATACGATTGCGAAATTCCGAGATATTTTTGGTCAGATAGATTCGTGTTCCCCTCTTACAGATTCGATAGTTCAGACCTAT gtATCTCCCAAAGCTTGTGGACACACACAAGGTAGGAAAGTGGTGTCAAGAGAGGAGGCAGTGATGAGGATAAAAGCAGCTGTGGATGCAAGGAAGGAGAGTGGATCTGACATTGTGATTGTGGCCAGGAGTGACTCTCATCAAGCTGATTCTATGCAAGAATCATTATG GAGGGGGAAAGATGCCCATACTAAGTCCAAAGTATTGGATATTATCCACTTTCCTTGCTTGGGGTGCCTATCCGAGCAATGCAG aaaggaTGTATCACATTAA
- the LOC133037980 gene encoding uncharacterized protein LOC133037980 isoform X2 yields MADTIAKFRDIFGQIDSCSPLTDSIVQTYVSPKACGHTQGRKVVSREEAVMRIKAAVDARKESGSDIVIVARSDSHQADSMQESLWRGKDAHTKSKVLDIIHFPCLGCLSEQCRSTNKSRTSICPQINPKELVTDFASAWATPFATRGMAQQEPPPTAAKREIISSTIGLYIKIEFGKVIQELTTEESVSTLTNL; encoded by the exons ATGGCTGATACGATTGCGAAATTCCGAGATATTTTTGGTCAGATAGATTCGTGTTCCCCTCTTACAGATTCGATAGTTCAGACCTAT gtATCTCCCAAAGCTTGTGGACACACACAAGGTAGGAAAGTGGTGTCAAGAGAGGAGGCAGTGATGAGGATAAAAGCAGCTGTGGATGCAAGGAAGGAGAGTGGATCTGACATTGTGATTGTGGCCAGGAGTGACTCTCATCAAGCTGATTCTATGCAAGAATCATTATG GAGGGGGAAAGATGCCCATACTAAGTCCAAAGTATTGGATATTATCCACTTTCCTTGCTTGGGGTGCCTATCCGAGCAATGCAG GAgcactaataaatctaggacaaGCATCTGTCCACAAATCAACCCTAAGGAACTAGTAACAGACTTTGCTAGTGCGTGGGCCACACCATTCGCAACACGCGGAATGGCACAACAAGAACCACCACCAACAGCAGCTAAGAGAGAAATAATCTCCTCAACAATCGgtttatacataaaaatagaATTTGGAAAAGTAATCCAAGAATTAACAACAGAAGAATCCGTCTCCACTCTCACCAACTTGTAG
- the LOC133037980 gene encoding uncharacterized protein LOC133037980 isoform X1 gives MADTIAKFRDIFGQIDSCSPLTDSIVQTYVSPKACGHTQGRKVVSREEAVMRIKAAVDARKESGSDIVIVARSDSHQADSMQESLWRGKDAHTKSKVLDIIHFPCLGCLSEQCSCYRSTNKSRTSICPQINPKELVTDFASAWATPFATRGMAQQEPPPTAAKREIISSTIGLYIKIEFGKVIQELTTEESVSTLTNL, from the exons ATGGCTGATACGATTGCGAAATTCCGAGATATTTTTGGTCAGATAGATTCGTGTTCCCCTCTTACAGATTCGATAGTTCAGACCTAT gtATCTCCCAAAGCTTGTGGACACACACAAGGTAGGAAAGTGGTGTCAAGAGAGGAGGCAGTGATGAGGATAAAAGCAGCTGTGGATGCAAGGAAGGAGAGTGGATCTGACATTGTGATTGTGGCCAGGAGTGACTCTCATCAAGCTGATTCTATGCAAGAATCATTATG GAGGGGGAAAGATGCCCATACTAAGTCCAAAGTATTGGATATTATCCACTTTCCTTGCTTGGGGTGCCTATCCGAGCAATGCAG CTGTTACAGGAgcactaataaatctaggacaaGCATCTGTCCACAAATCAACCCTAAGGAACTAGTAACAGACTTTGCTAGTGCGTGGGCCACACCATTCGCAACACGCGGAATGGCACAACAAGAACCACCACCAACAGCAGCTAAGAGAGAAATAATCTCCTCAACAATCGgtttatacataaaaatagaATTTGGAAAAGTAATCCAAGAATTAACAACAGAAGAATCCGTCTCCACTCTCACCAACTTGTAG
- the LOC133037980 gene encoding uncharacterized protein LOC133037980 isoform X4: protein MRQKEDPLLQGYIFGKVSPKACGHTQGRKVVSREEAVMRIKAAVDARKESGSDIVIVARSDSHQADSMQESLWRGKDAHTKSKVLDIIHFPCLGCLSEQCRSTNKSRTSICPQINPKELVTDFASAWATPFATRGMAQQEPPPTAAKREIISSTIGLYIKIEFGKVIQELTTEESVSTLTNL from the exons ATGAGGCAGAAGGAAGATCCCCTCCTGCAGGGCTACATATTTGGAAAG gtATCTCCCAAAGCTTGTGGACACACACAAGGTAGGAAAGTGGTGTCAAGAGAGGAGGCAGTGATGAGGATAAAAGCAGCTGTGGATGCAAGGAAGGAGAGTGGATCTGACATTGTGATTGTGGCCAGGAGTGACTCTCATCAAGCTGATTCTATGCAAGAATCATTATG GAGGGGGAAAGATGCCCATACTAAGTCCAAAGTATTGGATATTATCCACTTTCCTTGCTTGGGGTGCCTATCCGAGCAATGCAG GAgcactaataaatctaggacaaGCATCTGTCCACAAATCAACCCTAAGGAACTAGTAACAGACTTTGCTAGTGCGTGGGCCACACCATTCGCAACACGCGGAATGGCACAACAAGAACCACCACCAACAGCAGCTAAGAGAGAAATAATCTCCTCAACAATCGgtttatacataaaaatagaATTTGGAAAAGTAATCCAAGAATTAACAACAGAAGAATCCGTCTCCACTCTCACCAACTTGTAG
- the LOC133037980 gene encoding uncharacterized protein LOC133037980 isoform X3 yields MRQKEDPLLQGYIFGKVSPKACGHTQGRKVVSREEAVMRIKAAVDARKESGSDIVIVARSDSHQADSMQESLWRGKDAHTKSKVLDIIHFPCLGCLSEQCSCYRSTNKSRTSICPQINPKELVTDFASAWATPFATRGMAQQEPPPTAAKREIISSTIGLYIKIEFGKVIQELTTEESVSTLTNL; encoded by the exons ATGAGGCAGAAGGAAGATCCCCTCCTGCAGGGCTACATATTTGGAAAG gtATCTCCCAAAGCTTGTGGACACACACAAGGTAGGAAAGTGGTGTCAAGAGAGGAGGCAGTGATGAGGATAAAAGCAGCTGTGGATGCAAGGAAGGAGAGTGGATCTGACATTGTGATTGTGGCCAGGAGTGACTCTCATCAAGCTGATTCTATGCAAGAATCATTATG GAGGGGGAAAGATGCCCATACTAAGTCCAAAGTATTGGATATTATCCACTTTCCTTGCTTGGGGTGCCTATCCGAGCAATGCAG CTGTTACAGGAgcactaataaatctaggacaaGCATCTGTCCACAAATCAACCCTAAGGAACTAGTAACAGACTTTGCTAGTGCGTGGGCCACACCATTCGCAACACGCGGAATGGCACAACAAGAACCACCACCAACAGCAGCTAAGAGAGAAATAATCTCCTCAACAATCGgtttatacataaaaatagaATTTGGAAAAGTAATCCAAGAATTAACAACAGAAGAATCCGTCTCCACTCTCACCAACTTGTAG
- the LOC133037979 gene encoding uncharacterized protein LOC133037979 has product MQSKLSHSKEQPKVQDNMAKDIIIIDWRKKMALPSIKNQGTAECCWAISSADAVASCKALRGTSVTLSPQHLIDVAYINHKVNGSFQVSWAMDFIRDSGITLEECYPFKGHPHFDKTKIPEFQNLYTVENWGLIRYDNDKISEMLKQGPMVITAHYDKGLRKLDANSIYRPNYELEGDEDYGHAMLLVGEGVRLIGKDKIHLWIVQNSWGENWAENGFGKIVRNYELKVRGYYPILQ; this is encoded by the exons ATGCAGTCTAAGCTCTCTCATTCCAAGGAACAACCCAAAGTTCAAGATAACATGGCTAAGGATATCATTATAATAGATTGGCGTAAAAAGATGGCTCTACCAAGCATTAAAAATCAGGGTACAGCAG AGTGTTGCTGGGCCATTTCATCTGCAGATGCAGTTGCATCATGTAAAGCACTGCGCGGGACAAGTGTGACGCTCTCCCCGCAACATCTAATTGATGTTGCTTACATCAACCATAAGGTTAACGGAAGTTTTCAAGTTTCCTGGGCAATGGATTTCATAAGAGACAGCGGGATTACACTTGAAGAATGTTACCCTTTTAAGGGTCATCCTCATTTCGACAAAACTAAGATACCTGAG TTTCAAAATTTGTACACAGTGGAAAATTGGGGACTCATAAGATATGACAATGACAAAATAAGCGAAATGCTTAAACAAGGGCCGATGGTCATTACCGCTCACTACGACAAAGGTTTACGTAAATTAGATGCTAATAGCATCTACCGACCAAATTATGAACtggaaggagatgaagattaCGGGCATGCAATGCTATTAGTTGGAGAAGGTGTTAGGCTAATTGGAAAAGACAAGATTCATTTGTGGATAGTGCAGAACTCCTGGGGTGAGAATTGGGCAGAGAATGGTTTTGGCAAAATTGTAAGGAATTACGAATTGAAAGTGAGAGGATACTACCCAATTCTACAATGA
- the LOC133038433 gene encoding uncharacterized protein LOC133038433, whose product MGRVEFVLFFSVCLVCDLILSVRDMDLELVNRLAEVLILDDGDGPVLPLNKVGVEEGKKRLDLCLIGKVIGPRPANKDGIERAMKGVWKINHRFQVEELSSKNIFRFFFGCREDRQRVFGGGPWTIDKQLICFVKPMGLGEVSKMNFDFTSFWISINNVSLARMTELFAREWGERIGKLEDIKLVNGTMKVRVRMNITEPLKRGLRVAIDDQGNEVSLLFQYEHLPDFCYDCDIFGHKALDCPLRDFAGDNPRFDGGRFGS is encoded by the coding sequence ATGGGAAGGGTTGAGTTCGTGCTTTTCTTCTCTGTTTGTCTGGTGTGCGATTTGATTCTCAGTGTTAGGGATATGGATTTGGAATTGGTGAATCGGCTAGCTGAAGTTTTGATTCTTGATGATGGAGATGGCCCTGTTCTTCCTCTTAATAAGGTCGGGGTTGAAGAAGGTAAAAAGAGGTTAGATTTGTGTTTGATTGGGAAAGTTATTGGCCCTAGACCTGCCAATAAAGATGGGATTGAGAGAGCAATGAAAGGGGTTTGGAAAATTAACCATAGATTCCAGGTTGAAGAGTTGAGTTCCAAGaatatttttcgatttttcTTTGGCTGTCGTGAGGATAGGCAGAGAGTCTTTGGTGGTGGTCCTTGGACAATTGATAAACAATTGATTTGCTTTGTTAAACCGATGGGTCTGGGTGAAGTTTCTAAGATGAATTTTGATTTTACTTCCTTTTGGATCTCTATCAATAATGTGTCATTAGCTCGTATGACGGAACTCTTTGCTAGAGAATGGGGTGAGCGGATTGGTAAGCTGGAAGATATTAAGCTTGTTAATGGTACCATGAAAGTGAGGGTAAGAATGAATATTACTGAGCCTCTTAAAAGGGGATTGAGGGTGGCTATTGATGATCAAGGTAATGAGGTTTCTCTCCTCTTTCAATATGAACACTTACCTGATTTTTGCTATGATTGTGACATCTTTGGCCACAAGGCTTTAGACTGTCCTCTTAGAGATTTTGCTGGAGATAACCCACGGTTTGATGGTGGGAGGTTCGGTTCATGA